One genomic window of Branchiostoma floridae strain S238N-H82 chromosome 4, Bfl_VNyyK, whole genome shotgun sequence includes the following:
- the LOC118414119 gene encoding alpha-1,6-mannosyl-glycoprotein 2-beta-N-acetylglucosaminyltransferase-like has protein sequence MRPSRVLKLLIVASLLVAAFFYIVKVTNKDEEIRTHDEKEDRGIDFVEEHKEENMEPVIKEEHEEKKPEEESSQHEEAQQSEKSVNLSERNPSSVQEMRSIINDVNFNQEIHNLDKFPKRPEDGIVIVVQVHNRPEYLEQLVKSLGAAKSIEKALLIISHDYFSKEVNKIVESIDYCQVMQIFFPFALQFYPDEFPGQDPNDCPRDIPRDRALEIECTNAAYPDMYGHYREAPFTMTKHHWWWKAHRVFEGLKATRDHKGLVMFLEEDHIVSQDFYPTMELMAKLQQSECPECDIITMGLYDRPSNYQSVGDMVDVITWQSSKHNMGMAYTRDTWAKIRSCSKEFCSFDDYNWDWTLQHVSGRCLPSTLTTMVILGPRVFHIGTCGMHHSNKDAKCEVGKEVGYVEDLLRRNKPYLDPSGLYIKQRFDKSAVIKTMKPNGGWADPRDKRLCMSYAKMQMVGQNDT, from the exons ATGAGGCCATCGCGGGTTCTTAAGTTGTTAATAGTGGCTAGTCTCCTGGTGGCTgcatttttctacattgtaaAAGTCACCAACAAAGATGAAGAGATAAGAACTCATGATGAGAAGGAGGATAGGGGTATTGACTTTGTCGAGGAACACAAGGAGGAGAACATGGAGCCTGTCATCAAGGAGGAGCATGAAGAGAAGAAGCCTGAGGAGGAATCATCTCAGCATGAGGAGGCTCAGCAAAGTGAGAAGTCAGTCAATCTGTCTGAAAGAAACCCCTCCAGTGTGCAAGAGATGAGGAGCATTATCAATGATGTCAACTTTAATCAGGAGATCCACAATCTGGACAAATTCCCCAAAAGGCCTGAAGATGGGATTGTCATTGTTGTGCAAGTCCACAATAGGCCAGAGTACCTGGAACAGTTGGTGAAGTCCCTTGGTGCAGCAAAGAGCATTGAGAAGGCCCTTCTGATCATTAGCCATGATTACTTCTCAAAGGAGGTCAACAAGATTGTAGAAAGTATAGACTACTGCCAG GTGATGCAGATTTTCTTTCCGTTTGCACTGCAATTTTATCCAGATGAATTTCCGGGCCAGGACCCAAATGATTGTCCCCGAGACATTCCTAGAGACAG GGCCCTTGAGATTGAGTGCACCAATGCAGCCTACCCAGACATGTATGGCCACTACAGAGAAGCACCCTTCACCATGACCAAGCACCATTGGTGGTGGAAG GCCCACCGAGTGTTTGAGGGTCTGAAGGCTACACGAGACCACAAAGGTCTGGTCATGTTTCTGGAGGAAGATCACATTGTTTCCCAGGACTTCTACCCTACAATGGAGCTCATGGCTAAACTGCAGCAGAG TGAGTGTCCAGAATGTGACATCATCACCATGGGATTATACGACAGGCCATCTAATTACCAGTCAGTAGGAGATATG GTGGATGTGATCACGTGGCAGTCTTCCAAACACAACATGGGCATGGCTTACACCAGGGACACATGGGCCAAGATCAGGAGCTGTTCAAAG GAGTTCTGCTCGTTTGATGACTACAACTGGGACTGGACCCTGCAGCACGTGAGCGGCAGGTGTCTGCCCAGCACCCTGACCACCATGGTCATCCTGGGACCAAGAGTGTTCCACATCGGCACATG TGGAATGCATCATTCCAATAAGGATGCAAAGTGTGAGGTGGGTAAGGAGGTAGGATACGTGGAGGACCTACTGAGGAGAAACAAGCCTTACCTGGACCCCAGCGGCCTGTACATCAAACAGCGCTTTGACAAGTCTGCTGTCATTAAGACAATGAAGCCCAATGGAGGCTGGGCAGACCCACGTGACAAAAGGCTGTGTATGAGCTACGCCAAGATGCAAATGGTTGGACAGAATGACACTTGA
- the LOC118414118 gene encoding phosphoacetylglucosamine mutase-like isoform X2, producing MSKVILYFRVVQVSLCSTWRQVRIVYSTCKMSDILAEAVKGAAAHPRPEGIQFAYGTAGFRDKSTILDPVLYRMGLLAALRSKAKKATVAVMITASHNPEPDNGVKLVDPMGEMLEESWEEHATDLANAKDEDIGSALQRIIDAVDIDISLPSDVFVARDTRPSGPPLTQALLDGLKVMGSTFTDFGILTTPQLHYLVRCHNSKGAYGEPTEEGYYKKLAQAFLKLRKDGAKKKYEPVVIIDGANGVGALKTRKLQSHLHESLRITVCNDGSSGKLNEKCGADFVKVQQKPPAGLEIQPGQRCVSFDGDADRVVFFYVNKDGVFNLLDGDKISTLIAGYLGELVSASGLQLNIGVVQTAYANGSSTRYLEDVMKVPVSCAKTGVKHLHHKALEFDVGVYFEANGHGTVLFSDQAEQKIKAASQDDSLESSKREAATRLTLMMDLINQTVGDAISDFLVVETILSTRDWAAEDWNMQYRDLPSRLLKIKVKDRTAVQTTDAERCATAPAGLQEAINKLVAKYQQGRSFVRPSGTEDVVRVFAEADTQANADMLAHEVSVQVYQLAGGVGDQPQPPCAP from the exons ATGTCAAAGGTCATCCTGTACTTCCGGGTTGTCCAGGTGAGTTTGTGTTCCACGTGGCGCCAGGTACGCATCGTTTACAG cACTTGTAAGATGTCTGATATTCTTGCTGAGGCAGTGAAGGGGGCAGCAGCCCACCCACGGCCAGAGGGCATCCAGTTTGCCTACGGAACTGCTGGTTTCAGGGACAA GTCAACCATCTTAGACCCTGTCTTATACCGTATGGGGCTGCTTGCTGCGCTGAGGTCAAAGGCCAAAAAAG ccaCAGTAGCTGTGATGATTACTGCATCACATAACCCTGAGCCAGACAATGGAGTCAAGCTGGTGGATCCGATGGGTGAGATGTTGGAAGAATCCTGGGAGGAACATGCCACAGACTTGGCAAATGCTAA AGATGAAGACATTGGGTCTGCCCTGCAGAGGATCATTGATGCAGTAGACATTGACATCAGTCTTCCTTCAGATGTCTTTGTTGCCAGGGATACCAG GCCAAGTGGACCACCTCTAACACAAGCCTTGTTGGATGGGCTGAAGGTCATGGGGTCAACTTTCACTGACTTTG GGATACTGACAACTCCTCAGCTGCACTACCTAGTGCGCTGCCACAACAGCAAGGGTGCCTATGGGGAGCCAACAGAAGAGGGCTACTACAAGAAGCTAGCACAGGCCTTCCTTAAACTGAGGAAAGATG GTGCAAAGAAGAAGTACGAGCCAGTTGTGATTATAGATGGTGCTAATGGAGTGGGTGCTCTGAAGACAAGGAAACTGCAGTCACATCTACATGAGTCCTTGAGGATAACAGTCTGTAATGATGGGTCGTCTGGAAAACTGAATGAGAAG TGTGGAGCAGATTTTGTGAAGGTCCAACAGAAGCCACCAGCAG GTCTGGAGATTCAACCAGGACAGAGGTGTGTGTCCTTTGATGGTGATGCAGACAGGGTCGTGTTTTTCTACGTAAACAAAG ATGGAGTTTTCAATCTTTTAGATGGTGATAAGATTTCAACATTG ATTGCCGGCTATCTGGGTGAGCTTGTGTCAGCTTCTGGTCTTCAACTGAACATTGGTGTGGTGCAGACAGCATACGCTAACGGGTCTTCCACAAGATACCTGGAGGATGTCATG AAAGTACCTGTGTCCTGTGCAAAGACTGGAGTGAAACACTTGCACCACAAGGCTCTGGAGTTTGATGTTGGGGTTTACTTTGAAGCCAATGGACATGGAACA GTACTTTTCAGTGACCAAGCAGAGCAGAAGATCAAGGCTGCCAGCCAGGATGACAG CCTTGAGTCCAGCAAGAGAGAAGCAGCAACCAGGCTGACTCTCATGATGGACCTGATCAACCAA ACTGTTGGGGATGCCATCTCAGACTTCCTGGTGGTGGAGACCATCCTGTCCACCCGAGACTGGGCTGCTGAAGACTGGAACATGCAGTACAGGGACCTCCCATCCAGGCTGCTCAAGATCAAG GTGAAGGACAGGACGGCTGTCCAGACGACTGATGCTGAACGCTGTGCCACGGCTCCAGCTGGTCTACAGGAGGCCATCAACAAACTTGTTGCTAAGTACCAGCAGGGAAGATCCTTTGTCAG GCCTTCAGGTACAGAAGATGTAGTCAGGGTGTTTGCAGAAGCAGATACTCAG GCCAATGCAGACATGCTTGCCCATGAGGTGAGTGTGCAGGTGTACCAGCTGGCAGGGGGAGTCGGGGACCAGCCACAGCCTCCCTGTGCCCCTTAG
- the LOC118414118 gene encoding phosphoacetylglucosamine mutase-like isoform X5 — MITASHNPEPDNGVKLVDPMGEMLEESWEEHATDLANAKDEDIGSALQRIIDAVDIDISLPSDVFVARDTRPSGPPLTQALLDGLKVMGSTFTDFGILTTPQLHYLVRCHNSKGAYGEPTEEGYYKKLAQAFLKLRKDAGAKKKYEPVVIIDGANGVGALKTRKLQSHLHESLRITVCNDGSSGKLNEKCGADFVKVQQKPPAGLEIQPGQRCVSFDGDADRVVFFYVNKDGVFNLLDGDKISTLIAGYLGELVSASGLQLNIGVVQTAYANGSSTRYLEDVMKVPVSCAKTGVKHLHHKALEFDVGVYFEANGHGTVLFSDQAEQKIKAASQDDSLESSKREAATRLTLMMDLINQTVGDAISDFLVVETILSTRDWAAEDWNMQYRDLPSRLLKIKVKDRTAVQTTDAERCATAPAGLQEAINKLVAKYQQGRSFVRPSGTEDVVRVFAEADTQANADMLAHEVSVQVYQLAGGVGDQPQPPCAP, encoded by the exons ATGATTACTGCATCACATAACCCTGAGCCAGACAATGGAGTCAAGCTGGTGGATCCGATGGGTGAGATGTTGGAAGAATCCTGGGAGGAACATGCCACAGACTTGGCAAATGCTAA AGATGAAGACATTGGGTCTGCCCTGCAGAGGATCATTGATGCAGTAGACATTGACATCAGTCTTCCTTCAGATGTCTTTGTTGCCAGGGATACCAG GCCAAGTGGACCACCTCTAACACAAGCCTTGTTGGATGGGCTGAAGGTCATGGGGTCAACTTTCACTGACTTTG GGATACTGACAACTCCTCAGCTGCACTACCTAGTGCGCTGCCACAACAGCAAGGGTGCCTATGGGGAGCCAACAGAAGAGGGCTACTACAAGAAGCTAGCACAGGCCTTCCTTAAACTGAGGAAAGATG CGGGTGCAAAGAAGAAGTACGAGCCAGTTGTGATTATAGATGGTGCTAATGGAGTGGGTGCTCTGAAGACAAGGAAACTGCAGTCACATCTACATGAGTCCTTGAGGATAACAGTCTGTAATGATGGGTCGTCTGGAAAACTGAATGAGAAG TGTGGAGCAGATTTTGTGAAGGTCCAACAGAAGCCACCAGCAG GTCTGGAGATTCAACCAGGACAGAGGTGTGTGTCCTTTGATGGTGATGCAGACAGGGTCGTGTTTTTCTACGTAAACAAAG ATGGAGTTTTCAATCTTTTAGATGGTGATAAGATTTCAACATTG ATTGCCGGCTATCTGGGTGAGCTTGTGTCAGCTTCTGGTCTTCAACTGAACATTGGTGTGGTGCAGACAGCATACGCTAACGGGTCTTCCACAAGATACCTGGAGGATGTCATG AAAGTACCTGTGTCCTGTGCAAAGACTGGAGTGAAACACTTGCACCACAAGGCTCTGGAGTTTGATGTTGGGGTTTACTTTGAAGCCAATGGACATGGAACA GTACTTTTCAGTGACCAAGCAGAGCAGAAGATCAAGGCTGCCAGCCAGGATGACAG CCTTGAGTCCAGCAAGAGAGAAGCAGCAACCAGGCTGACTCTCATGATGGACCTGATCAACCAA ACTGTTGGGGATGCCATCTCAGACTTCCTGGTGGTGGAGACCATCCTGTCCACCCGAGACTGGGCTGCTGAAGACTGGAACATGCAGTACAGGGACCTCCCATCCAGGCTGCTCAAGATCAAG GTGAAGGACAGGACGGCTGTCCAGACGACTGATGCTGAACGCTGTGCCACGGCTCCAGCTGGTCTACAGGAGGCCATCAACAAACTTGTTGCTAAGTACCAGCAGGGAAGATCCTTTGTCAG GCCTTCAGGTACAGAAGATGTAGTCAGGGTGTTTGCAGAAGCAGATACTCAG GCCAATGCAGACATGCTTGCCCATGAGGTGAGTGTGCAGGTGTACCAGCTGGCAGGGGGAGTCGGGGACCAGCCACAGCCTCCCTGTGCCCCTTAG
- the LOC118414118 gene encoding phosphoacetylglucosamine mutase-like isoform X3 — MTTCKMSDILAEAVKGAAAHPRPEGIQFAYGTAGFRDKSTILDPVLYRMGLLAALRSKAKKATVAVMITASHNPEPDNGVKLVDPMGEMLEESWEEHATDLANAKDEDIGSALQRIIDAVDIDISLPSDVFVARDTRPSGPPLTQALLDGLKVMGSTFTDFGILTTPQLHYLVRCHNSKGAYGEPTEEGYYKKLAQAFLKLRKDAGAKKKYEPVVIIDGANGVGALKTRKLQSHLHESLRITVCNDGSSGKLNEKCGADFVKVQQKPPAGLEIQPGQRCVSFDGDADRVVFFYVNKDGVFNLLDGDKISTLIAGYLGELVSASGLQLNIGVVQTAYANGSSTRYLEDVMKVPVSCAKTGVKHLHHKALEFDVGVYFEANGHGTVLFSDQAEQKIKAASQDDSLESSKREAATRLTLMMDLINQTVGDAISDFLVVETILSTRDWAAEDWNMQYRDLPSRLLKIKVKDRTAVQTTDAERCATAPAGLQEAINKLVAKYQQGRSFVRPSGTEDVVRVFAEADTQANADMLAHEVSVQVYQLAGGVGDQPQPPCAP; from the exons ATGAC cACTTGTAAGATGTCTGATATTCTTGCTGAGGCAGTGAAGGGGGCAGCAGCCCACCCACGGCCAGAGGGCATCCAGTTTGCCTACGGAACTGCTGGTTTCAGGGACAA GTCAACCATCTTAGACCCTGTCTTATACCGTATGGGGCTGCTTGCTGCGCTGAGGTCAAAGGCCAAAAAAG ccaCAGTAGCTGTGATGATTACTGCATCACATAACCCTGAGCCAGACAATGGAGTCAAGCTGGTGGATCCGATGGGTGAGATGTTGGAAGAATCCTGGGAGGAACATGCCACAGACTTGGCAAATGCTAA AGATGAAGACATTGGGTCTGCCCTGCAGAGGATCATTGATGCAGTAGACATTGACATCAGTCTTCCTTCAGATGTCTTTGTTGCCAGGGATACCAG GCCAAGTGGACCACCTCTAACACAAGCCTTGTTGGATGGGCTGAAGGTCATGGGGTCAACTTTCACTGACTTTG GGATACTGACAACTCCTCAGCTGCACTACCTAGTGCGCTGCCACAACAGCAAGGGTGCCTATGGGGAGCCAACAGAAGAGGGCTACTACAAGAAGCTAGCACAGGCCTTCCTTAAACTGAGGAAAGATG CGGGTGCAAAGAAGAAGTACGAGCCAGTTGTGATTATAGATGGTGCTAATGGAGTGGGTGCTCTGAAGACAAGGAAACTGCAGTCACATCTACATGAGTCCTTGAGGATAACAGTCTGTAATGATGGGTCGTCTGGAAAACTGAATGAGAAG TGTGGAGCAGATTTTGTGAAGGTCCAACAGAAGCCACCAGCAG GTCTGGAGATTCAACCAGGACAGAGGTGTGTGTCCTTTGATGGTGATGCAGACAGGGTCGTGTTTTTCTACGTAAACAAAG ATGGAGTTTTCAATCTTTTAGATGGTGATAAGATTTCAACATTG ATTGCCGGCTATCTGGGTGAGCTTGTGTCAGCTTCTGGTCTTCAACTGAACATTGGTGTGGTGCAGACAGCATACGCTAACGGGTCTTCCACAAGATACCTGGAGGATGTCATG AAAGTACCTGTGTCCTGTGCAAAGACTGGAGTGAAACACTTGCACCACAAGGCTCTGGAGTTTGATGTTGGGGTTTACTTTGAAGCCAATGGACATGGAACA GTACTTTTCAGTGACCAAGCAGAGCAGAAGATCAAGGCTGCCAGCCAGGATGACAG CCTTGAGTCCAGCAAGAGAGAAGCAGCAACCAGGCTGACTCTCATGATGGACCTGATCAACCAA ACTGTTGGGGATGCCATCTCAGACTTCCTGGTGGTGGAGACCATCCTGTCCACCCGAGACTGGGCTGCTGAAGACTGGAACATGCAGTACAGGGACCTCCCATCCAGGCTGCTCAAGATCAAG GTGAAGGACAGGACGGCTGTCCAGACGACTGATGCTGAACGCTGTGCCACGGCTCCAGCTGGTCTACAGGAGGCCATCAACAAACTTGTTGCTAAGTACCAGCAGGGAAGATCCTTTGTCAG GCCTTCAGGTACAGAAGATGTAGTCAGGGTGTTTGCAGAAGCAGATACTCAG GCCAATGCAGACATGCTTGCCCATGAGGTGAGTGTGCAGGTGTACCAGCTGGCAGGGGGAGTCGGGGACCAGCCACAGCCTCCCTGTGCCCCTTAG
- the LOC118414118 gene encoding phosphoacetylglucosamine mutase-like isoform X4, which translates to MSDILAEAVKGAAAHPRPEGIQFAYGTAGFRDKSTILDPVLYRMGLLAALRSKAKKATVAVMITASHNPEPDNGVKLVDPMGEMLEESWEEHATDLANAKDEDIGSALQRIIDAVDIDISLPSDVFVARDTRPSGPPLTQALLDGLKVMGSTFTDFGILTTPQLHYLVRCHNSKGAYGEPTEEGYYKKLAQAFLKLRKDAGAKKKYEPVVIIDGANGVGALKTRKLQSHLHESLRITVCNDGSSGKLNEKCGADFVKVQQKPPAGLEIQPGQRCVSFDGDADRVVFFYVNKDGVFNLLDGDKISTLIAGYLGELVSASGLQLNIGVVQTAYANGSSTRYLEDVMKVPVSCAKTGVKHLHHKALEFDVGVYFEANGHGTVLFSDQAEQKIKAASQDDSLESSKREAATRLTLMMDLINQTVGDAISDFLVVETILSTRDWAAEDWNMQYRDLPSRLLKIKVKDRTAVQTTDAERCATAPAGLQEAINKLVAKYQQGRSFVRPSGTEDVVRVFAEADTQANADMLAHEVSVQVYQLAGGVGDQPQPPCAP; encoded by the exons ATGTCTGATATTCTTGCTGAGGCAGTGAAGGGGGCAGCAGCCCACCCACGGCCAGAGGGCATCCAGTTTGCCTACGGAACTGCTGGTTTCAGGGACAA GTCAACCATCTTAGACCCTGTCTTATACCGTATGGGGCTGCTTGCTGCGCTGAGGTCAAAGGCCAAAAAAG ccaCAGTAGCTGTGATGATTACTGCATCACATAACCCTGAGCCAGACAATGGAGTCAAGCTGGTGGATCCGATGGGTGAGATGTTGGAAGAATCCTGGGAGGAACATGCCACAGACTTGGCAAATGCTAA AGATGAAGACATTGGGTCTGCCCTGCAGAGGATCATTGATGCAGTAGACATTGACATCAGTCTTCCTTCAGATGTCTTTGTTGCCAGGGATACCAG GCCAAGTGGACCACCTCTAACACAAGCCTTGTTGGATGGGCTGAAGGTCATGGGGTCAACTTTCACTGACTTTG GGATACTGACAACTCCTCAGCTGCACTACCTAGTGCGCTGCCACAACAGCAAGGGTGCCTATGGGGAGCCAACAGAAGAGGGCTACTACAAGAAGCTAGCACAGGCCTTCCTTAAACTGAGGAAAGATG CGGGTGCAAAGAAGAAGTACGAGCCAGTTGTGATTATAGATGGTGCTAATGGAGTGGGTGCTCTGAAGACAAGGAAACTGCAGTCACATCTACATGAGTCCTTGAGGATAACAGTCTGTAATGATGGGTCGTCTGGAAAACTGAATGAGAAG TGTGGAGCAGATTTTGTGAAGGTCCAACAGAAGCCACCAGCAG GTCTGGAGATTCAACCAGGACAGAGGTGTGTGTCCTTTGATGGTGATGCAGACAGGGTCGTGTTTTTCTACGTAAACAAAG ATGGAGTTTTCAATCTTTTAGATGGTGATAAGATTTCAACATTG ATTGCCGGCTATCTGGGTGAGCTTGTGTCAGCTTCTGGTCTTCAACTGAACATTGGTGTGGTGCAGACAGCATACGCTAACGGGTCTTCCACAAGATACCTGGAGGATGTCATG AAAGTACCTGTGTCCTGTGCAAAGACTGGAGTGAAACACTTGCACCACAAGGCTCTGGAGTTTGATGTTGGGGTTTACTTTGAAGCCAATGGACATGGAACA GTACTTTTCAGTGACCAAGCAGAGCAGAAGATCAAGGCTGCCAGCCAGGATGACAG CCTTGAGTCCAGCAAGAGAGAAGCAGCAACCAGGCTGACTCTCATGATGGACCTGATCAACCAA ACTGTTGGGGATGCCATCTCAGACTTCCTGGTGGTGGAGACCATCCTGTCCACCCGAGACTGGGCTGCTGAAGACTGGAACATGCAGTACAGGGACCTCCCATCCAGGCTGCTCAAGATCAAG GTGAAGGACAGGACGGCTGTCCAGACGACTGATGCTGAACGCTGTGCCACGGCTCCAGCTGGTCTACAGGAGGCCATCAACAAACTTGTTGCTAAGTACCAGCAGGGAAGATCCTTTGTCAG GCCTTCAGGTACAGAAGATGTAGTCAGGGTGTTTGCAGAAGCAGATACTCAG GCCAATGCAGACATGCTTGCCCATGAGGTGAGTGTGCAGGTGTACCAGCTGGCAGGGGGAGTCGGGGACCAGCCACAGCCTCCCTGTGCCCCTTAG
- the LOC118414118 gene encoding phosphoacetylglucosamine mutase-like isoform X1 encodes MSKVILYFRVVQVSLCSTWRQVRIVYSTCKMSDILAEAVKGAAAHPRPEGIQFAYGTAGFRDKSTILDPVLYRMGLLAALRSKAKKATVAVMITASHNPEPDNGVKLVDPMGEMLEESWEEHATDLANAKDEDIGSALQRIIDAVDIDISLPSDVFVARDTRPSGPPLTQALLDGLKVMGSTFTDFGILTTPQLHYLVRCHNSKGAYGEPTEEGYYKKLAQAFLKLRKDAGAKKKYEPVVIIDGANGVGALKTRKLQSHLHESLRITVCNDGSSGKLNEKCGADFVKVQQKPPAGLEIQPGQRCVSFDGDADRVVFFYVNKDGVFNLLDGDKISTLIAGYLGELVSASGLQLNIGVVQTAYANGSSTRYLEDVMKVPVSCAKTGVKHLHHKALEFDVGVYFEANGHGTVLFSDQAEQKIKAASQDDSLESSKREAATRLTLMMDLINQTVGDAISDFLVVETILSTRDWAAEDWNMQYRDLPSRLLKIKVKDRTAVQTTDAERCATAPAGLQEAINKLVAKYQQGRSFVRPSGTEDVVRVFAEADTQANADMLAHEVSVQVYQLAGGVGDQPQPPCAP; translated from the exons ATGTCAAAGGTCATCCTGTACTTCCGGGTTGTCCAGGTGAGTTTGTGTTCCACGTGGCGCCAGGTACGCATCGTTTACAG cACTTGTAAGATGTCTGATATTCTTGCTGAGGCAGTGAAGGGGGCAGCAGCCCACCCACGGCCAGAGGGCATCCAGTTTGCCTACGGAACTGCTGGTTTCAGGGACAA GTCAACCATCTTAGACCCTGTCTTATACCGTATGGGGCTGCTTGCTGCGCTGAGGTCAAAGGCCAAAAAAG ccaCAGTAGCTGTGATGATTACTGCATCACATAACCCTGAGCCAGACAATGGAGTCAAGCTGGTGGATCCGATGGGTGAGATGTTGGAAGAATCCTGGGAGGAACATGCCACAGACTTGGCAAATGCTAA AGATGAAGACATTGGGTCTGCCCTGCAGAGGATCATTGATGCAGTAGACATTGACATCAGTCTTCCTTCAGATGTCTTTGTTGCCAGGGATACCAG GCCAAGTGGACCACCTCTAACACAAGCCTTGTTGGATGGGCTGAAGGTCATGGGGTCAACTTTCACTGACTTTG GGATACTGACAACTCCTCAGCTGCACTACCTAGTGCGCTGCCACAACAGCAAGGGTGCCTATGGGGAGCCAACAGAAGAGGGCTACTACAAGAAGCTAGCACAGGCCTTCCTTAAACTGAGGAAAGATG CGGGTGCAAAGAAGAAGTACGAGCCAGTTGTGATTATAGATGGTGCTAATGGAGTGGGTGCTCTGAAGACAAGGAAACTGCAGTCACATCTACATGAGTCCTTGAGGATAACAGTCTGTAATGATGGGTCGTCTGGAAAACTGAATGAGAAG TGTGGAGCAGATTTTGTGAAGGTCCAACAGAAGCCACCAGCAG GTCTGGAGATTCAACCAGGACAGAGGTGTGTGTCCTTTGATGGTGATGCAGACAGGGTCGTGTTTTTCTACGTAAACAAAG ATGGAGTTTTCAATCTTTTAGATGGTGATAAGATTTCAACATTG ATTGCCGGCTATCTGGGTGAGCTTGTGTCAGCTTCTGGTCTTCAACTGAACATTGGTGTGGTGCAGACAGCATACGCTAACGGGTCTTCCACAAGATACCTGGAGGATGTCATG AAAGTACCTGTGTCCTGTGCAAAGACTGGAGTGAAACACTTGCACCACAAGGCTCTGGAGTTTGATGTTGGGGTTTACTTTGAAGCCAATGGACATGGAACA GTACTTTTCAGTGACCAAGCAGAGCAGAAGATCAAGGCTGCCAGCCAGGATGACAG CCTTGAGTCCAGCAAGAGAGAAGCAGCAACCAGGCTGACTCTCATGATGGACCTGATCAACCAA ACTGTTGGGGATGCCATCTCAGACTTCCTGGTGGTGGAGACCATCCTGTCCACCCGAGACTGGGCTGCTGAAGACTGGAACATGCAGTACAGGGACCTCCCATCCAGGCTGCTCAAGATCAAG GTGAAGGACAGGACGGCTGTCCAGACGACTGATGCTGAACGCTGTGCCACGGCTCCAGCTGGTCTACAGGAGGCCATCAACAAACTTGTTGCTAAGTACCAGCAGGGAAGATCCTTTGTCAG GCCTTCAGGTACAGAAGATGTAGTCAGGGTGTTTGCAGAAGCAGATACTCAG GCCAATGCAGACATGCTTGCCCATGAGGTGAGTGTGCAGGTGTACCAGCTGGCAGGGGGAGTCGGGGACCAGCCACAGCCTCCCTGTGCCCCTTAG